In Camelina sativa cultivar DH55 chromosome 17, Cs, whole genome shotgun sequence, the genomic stretch CCGGTAACAGATATTGACACTTCATCCCATATGCCAGTATTCCGGTCCCTAGAAGACATTATCAATGTTTTCAGTGAGAATGCCTTTATCCATCCGATAAACTCAAATATCTTCTAACGAAAAGCAAGTGAAAGCATTACCTTATTGGACAGATCCAGTCCCAACCTTCCACATACTGTGCAGCTACATCTTTTCCAATCTGTCATGCACATTCCAGTCACATTGGTTATAGTGTTTGCAAGTAGCTAGAATTGAACAAagcaaagacaacaacaatgaCAGGACCGTttccacagagagagagaaagagagaggtgtACCTCGTGATCACCACCTTGTCCTCCCTTGGGAGGGATAGTCCCAGGATGATCTGGGGGATGAACAAGAACAGCAACTAGATTGTTTTCAGTATGCAAGATATCAGTAACGTCAAGTGAATGTCTGCGAAACATCCCTTTGGGAAGCACTGTCTTGTGTCCATTTACATACACTTCCGCAGAGTAGTTGATGGCACGAAAATTCAGATGCACGTATTGATTCCgcaactgcaaaaaaaaaaaaaacatcaagcaATAGACCCCAATAAATGATAACAGAAATGAAGAATATAATAAGAAATCATAGTTTTAAGCTGAAATAGATAAGCAAAGCGAAATAGCAAATATTGTGAAATGAGGTAAGCAGTGAAGTGATCTCACCCTTTTACATTGGAAGTTAGTGAAGAACCAGAAGGTGTAATAGTCCCTCCCGGAATCAGCAATATCCGTGATAGCTTCATTCTCGAGTCCATAGAATGGGTCTGGAACAACTTTGTTCTTCACCAGTGTCCCCAAAACACTGTTACAGAGGAACACATTATATATCAGCAAAATCATCGTTCATGCATGCAACAAGAAGAGGAAAGTCAAAATCCTAAACTTATTTCGGAGTTGACTTACTTTAACTAATTAGCTTtaataagtaaaattaaaaaaaaaaaaaaaaaaaaaaaaaaaaaaaaaaaNAAGGAAAGGGAAAGATTAATTTACGTTCCGGGTACGACGGCTTCCATCCAGCGAGAATCAGGACCGAGGGCAGGAGGATTGGTGGTAGTGAGCTGAACGCCGTCGACATCGACCTCCGTGGATCTCGCCGCTAACCAGTCGGAATCTAACACCGTCTTCCCGATCTCCGCCATTATTCGTTTTCTGAAGTTGCTATGTTTGTTTTCAGGACAATTTCTTCAGAATCAAAAAAGACAAGACACTTGGGTTGACGACTGTCTCTTCCAAGTCAAGTTTTGGGAAAACGTAACTTATGGATAAGCCAAACTTTATagtaataacttttttttcatgTCACTTATTACATCATCGACTATTCGGAGCCTTTAGTGGGTTAACTAACTTATGCAACTGCATATGTGAATCACAGAGATCACTTTCGCTCAACAGTTAACATGACTCGACAACCATCCCTGACTTGCTTGCTATTGTACTTAAAGATTATGATTGCAACCATTCTAATCATTATTTGTATAGCGTCGAGCTTATTCTCTGGTGAGATTTACTATATCTGTCAATCTTTATCTGGTAAGCTTCTCACTCTCATGCTGTTGCTTTTAGAATAGATAGATAAGCGAAATAGTCCAATAAAGGGGGGAAAAAAGACAGAGGGAAGAAAAAAAGCTGAGAGAAGCTACTAAGTAAAAGATTCCCGTAGTAGCCCAATATCTTCACAAGAATGGAAACCCGTTcaactaaaacaacaaaaataataagaagaagaagaaaacaatgatgAAGAGGTTCGTAGCAAATTTACAAATTCCTTGcatgatgaaaaataaaaataagatgatgCAAATTGTTGGTGGGGTAGTTTGTTTGAGGAAAtgagggtaaaaaaaaaaggaaagaaaaaagagtttggAGGAGGTTGTCTTTGCTGTGGTGGGAGTCAAAGACCGAGCAGGAATTGGAAAACATCGCTCAATGATATGATACCTTCAACACGTTTACTCCCTGCTTCCACTATTACCAGCCTCCTTACacctgttttgtttgttatacaCACACAATCCTCTCATCTGATGATCGTTTTTCATATATAGGACAAAACAAAGCTGACAGACTCTtgatgggagagagagagagagattgtacCTGGATTTGCCAGCCGCTCCATCACTTTCAGAAGAGAATCAGAGCGCAAGCACATGTGACATCTCTGCCCGTTGAAGATTCCATATGGCGGACTCGCATCTTGCCCCAACTGCAGCGCCTGAAACCACAAATACATTCTCCATTTTATTATAACTTTGTATCTTTTTCCCATTCTTCtaattatgtataaataaattagaaaggAGGAGACATTTCCAATGATAAATAGGCAGGTTAGACGACTTCTTAAGTAAACTCGTAAAAAGAAAAGCTTGATGAGATACAGGCCGGGTTTGGTTTATGATGAGAGGCTTACCTGGTGAACCGTCATGTCGTCAAGATGAATCTGTGCGTATGCCTTATCTTTAGCCAGAGCAGTTATATCACTACAAGATTACAAATATCATCAGATCAGAGGACACAAAAAATGGAATGCATAAGACCTATATAAAGCACGATTAAAGATTTACCTTCGAGAGTATATGTCAATAAGCGAGTCATTGTCATCCACTACCGGAATTGAACTAACTTCAGCTGTAATAACCAGAAAACCCGAGACATATATAAATCACgacattttcattcatttccATACATAAGGAAACAGAGAAAGGTTATCGAATGCAATGCACCACGAGAAATATATTTGCTTTATGTTTCACAATAATTTCCATGTTCTAAAACCGGGTTAATTTACTCACGTTGTAACAATTATAATAGTGGTTGTAACATCTAAAGCAGGTTATTTGGTCTGTATTGATTTTGATCGATATGATGCTCTTTTAAACAACTTTGACTAGGCAGGTCAAAGAAACCCATGTGTTCAGCTACTTGGTGATATTACCATCTATGATGAAAATTTTCACTGAGATGTAGAGGTTAGTCTCAAGTTGCAGATGAGATGGATGAGCtttgaataatatattagtGAAAAGGAGCAGAAAGTATTACCTTGAACTAATAATGAGAGCGCAGAACCCAACGAGGCGTGTGGTCTCAATGTAGCGAGAGGTTTGCTACTTGATTCTCCGATTCTAGGGACCCAAGTACCCAGGGGAATTGAACAAATGGGTTGCTGAAGGATTGGTAAAGAGCTAGACGAATGTCTAAAGTATCTGCATATACCTGGAAGATTATGTTTAATTTAGAGTCAACATGAAAACTGAAGTTTGGACAGTCAATTGCAACTATAGTCTCTAATTCCCATCCCTTCACAGAATTTGGAGAAATGAAGAAGTGGGAAAGTTTTGGAAATGGCAAAATCATATGCACGTCATAAACTAAAAAGTTTGTATGTCAAATTTGGCGCGCTTATCAGTGTCTTAATCAAAAACGAAGGCACCTTACATTTTAATATGCCTGAAAGCGAAGCAAGATGCAGTAACTGCGGATATGAACCATCCTGCAAGGACGAATATATAACCGGAACGGCTGCAACCTTGTTTTGCAAAATTTTCAGGGCAACGTCTTTCAGATTATCATAGGGTCCAACCTAATAGCCATTTATGAAACATTAATAATAGCAAGAGAGAAAACTACTAGGTTTTTTTCTGTAACATGCAATAGAAATTTATAGGACAAGGCTATGTTCAGAGATAGGCAAACAGAAGCGAAGCTACAAGAAAGTCAATAATGCAACTGTGAAAATCACACCTGAACAAGTGGCCTAGGATATGGTCTCCCACTTCCATCATATTGTCGGCTAATATGAGCCTTCCCCTCTTTCCAGGCTGCTATTGTGTGCGTCTCAAGCTCTTCCTCTGTCAGGTTTGATCCATGGGTTCCCAGCTGCAATTTCACAAGTTTGTTATTACCATGCAAGAGTGAAATTTCATACTGAGAAAGCTAGTAGAAAATCTGCAGATATATCACACCAGGTAACATACTTAGAAACTAGGTAATTCTATTATAGTTCTGCAAATTAAATCACAAGTTTAGACAAGGTACATAAATATTTGTGAGCCCCACACTAGTATAATTATCCCCCCAGGTCCTACTCAGCATGGATTTTTCTGGTTCAACACTCGGCATGACTTAAAACGGCTCAGTAGAAAGAAACCAATATCCTTAGGAAGATGAGTTTATACTGCAAAAGATGTATTGATATCTCAAATGAAACACAAGCCCACCGGAAGCCAAAAAACAATATGGGATAATAGCAGGAACAAACGGAAAGTAAGAACTCATGTAACTCAAAGAAATGCTCTAGAAAAGAACAGTTTGTAGAGAAGCCAACCTCTCTCAGTATTAGAATGAAGTCTAGTGGACCAAGAACTCCAACAAATTGGCCTTTACCAAAGTCCCAAAGAGGAGCCAAAGGGATTCCCTGAAAGCATCTGGAATTAGCAAAAAACAGAAAGCCAGACAATCTATAGTTCGTTTAATTTTCACGTCCTTCCCTTTTCGGGTCGGGATACAACTATATTAGAATTTTTACAGTGACtgtgagagacagagagatgaaCATCCCAAAGAGAACAGAAGCTGATACAAGGGTAATTGGAAAATAGAGCAGACCTGCTCATAGAGTATATGGAATGCTTGCTTCACTGGTAAATTAACATCCAATGCAATAACCTGTAAAATTTCTGATCACCTTAGATAATTTCCGAGTAAGAAGCCAGAAGTCTTATCGATATCTATAGGACATGAAGACAGAAATCATCAATGATCAGGCAatagggaaaaaaagaaaccataCCTTGCCCGATTCAGGTAGCAGCTCATATGCCGTTCGGGTTGATAATAAAACAGATATACGGTGACGAGAGACCTCCAAATCAGCCCCTGACATCCTAGGGATAGTTTCTTGGGATGAATCAGCCTACAATATAATCACCAAATAAAAGCAGTCAGAAACTCAATTTAGTGTAGTTTCAGAGACAATTTAATGGAACTTAATGATTCCTGCTTtatacaacataaaaaaaatggtcTAAATCAATCCTACTTATAGACTACTGACGAAGAGTTAAAATGATACTCTGATGAATATCAACCACAGATTAAAATTACAAGACACCAAACTAGAAGCAACGCAGGAAACTGAAACAATCAAGAAGCAAGAATAAACATTGCATTTTGGAAAAGAAAGGGTCAGATTCCTTACTGTTTGCACGAAGACATCATCCACATCCATATTTGACCGGCCGAGAGTCTCTGGGCTAAAACCAGTAGGAACCATATCTGGTCCAGTTATAAATATTGTATTCACTACTCCACCATTTCCGCTTACAAATGGTTGGTGCTCATCGTGCCGCCATTCCCCATCAACAAAAAACTTATACTgcatgataaaaaaataactgaATGTAACATTAGTTGCTTCTAAAGTATCTTATGTTGTAATAATTACAACTATGTTAACTGTAGTACATCCAAgtgcaaaaataaatgaatttctACACTCTGTACCCTTTATAAAAAGAAGTGATTTAGCTATCAATACAACATGAAGAACccaaaatttaagtttttctaGAGTTTCCAGTAATGTTGATGGTGATGTAAAAagcaaaaatttaatcaattaGCCAGGGAAATTCGAATTTTCCTAGCCAAAATTGTGCAGCTATGACAGAGGTATATAATAAGAATCTCATGCAATATTGCATAGGTTAAGAATCCAGAGACTGAATACAGCAGTACCATGGACATCGCAAAAGTACAATTAAGGACATAGATGCTCCCCTGCGGGAATTAATTCACAAAGAATTTGTCATGAAAAAGGTCTCCAGTACAAGATTATTAACCTGATGATATCCAGGCGTCAAGTTGCAAATGACTTGAAAAACAGTAGGACAGCCCTCAAGCGGTGACAATGGCACATGTTCTGTCCACCTGCTCACATGCCCATTTCAGAAATCAGTCCATGGAGACCAAAACCCCCCCAATGACAACTATAGGAAGCACACATAATCTATGGGATATAACCTTAAATTTGTTTCCAGTAATAGAAAAATCCTAGTTGTAGTAGCTCACAGTGAGTCATCTCACCTGGTGAAAGATCCGCTAAGAAAAACCCTTCTACCTCCATAAGGCCAGACAAAGCGGGTGGGAGTAAGAAGCTGCCCTGAGGCAGCGCTGTTTCCACGGCTGCTATCCAATGTAGAACCAAACATCCCCTCTCCCAGTGGGTTTTATATAGTTTGTTACAATCCACAAAAACACtaattcctaaaaaaaaaaaaccttctcaatCGATTCTCAATGTATCTTGATTCCTTCAGCAGAAGACACGGTTTTGAGGAAAACTCCCGAATTCAACGCTTTAACACATGCAGAGAGAGAGTCCAAATTCGATAATTACCATAAATCCTAGCCACCAGTAaccgaaaccctaaaatcccaAATCACGATCTACAACGAAATTACCGAACTCTCCCAAACCTAGATAGAAATATTCAACCAACacgaattagaaaaaaaaaccttgccCTAAAACTCAACAACGGAACGATCTGGGTATATAAAAGGTCAACTGATGACAATACACGCGACCTGGAAACCCTAGCTGAATAAAAATCGAAAAGGGAAAAGGTTCCCAGGGAATTCGCGGCTCTGATCTTTTGAATTggggaagagagaaagagagtagagaagagagagctGGATGATCGGGAAATTGATAGAAAAAGGGGAGGAGCAAAGAATTAGGGATttgaaaagaaggagagaaccCTAATTAAAGAGAGTGGAGATGGCATTGTTTTGGATCTGGgggaaatgagagagagagagagagaaggttaTGGTCTCTTTCTATcgaatgtgaagaagaaagaatctgaGGGGCGAGAAGAAGCGCTGCGTAATGCAAATGTTGTTTTTAA encodes the following:
- the LOC104755090 gene encoding sucrose nonfermenting 4-like protein isoform X1 yields the protein MFGSTLDSSRGNSAASGQLLTPTRFVWPYGGRRVFLSGSFTRWTEHVPLSPLEGCPTVFQVICNLTPGYHQYKFFVDGEWRHDEHQPFVSGNGGVVNTIFITGPDMVPTGFSPETLGRSNMDVDDVFVQTADSSQETIPRMSGADLEVSRHRISVLLSTRTAYELLPESGKVIALDVNLPVKQAFHILYEQGIPLAPLWDFGKGQFVGVLGPLDFILILRELGTHGSNLTEEELETHTIAAWKEGKAHISRQYDGSGRPYPRPLVQVGPYDNLKDVALKILQNKVAAVPVIYSSLQDGSYPQLLHLASLSGILKCICRYFRHSSSSLPILQQPICSIPLGTWVPRIGESSSKPLATLRPHASLGSALSLLVQAEVSSIPVVDDNDSLIDIYSRSDITALAKDKAYAQIHLDDMTVHQALQLGQDASPPYGIFNGQRCHMCLRSDSLLKVMERLANPGVRRLVIVEAGSKRVEGIISLSDVFQFLLGL
- the LOC104755090 gene encoding sucrose nonfermenting 4-like protein isoform X2: MFGSTLDSSRGNSAASGQLLTPTRFVWPYGGRRVFLSGSFTRWTEHVPLSPLEGCPTVFQVICNLTPGYHQYKFFVDGEWRHDEHQPFVSGNGGVVNTIFITGPDMVPTGFSPETLGRSNMDVDDVFVQTADSSQETIPRMSGADLEVSRHRISVLLSTRTAYELLPESGKVIALDVNLPVKQAFHILYEQGIPLAPLWDFGKGQFVGVLGPLDFILILRELGTHGSNLTEEELETHTIAAWKEGKAHISRQYDGSGRPYPRPLVQVGPYDNLKDVALKILQNKVAAVPVIYSSLQDGSYPQLLHLASLSGILKCICRYFRHSSSSLPILQQPICSIPLGTWVPRIGESSSKPLATLRPHASLGSALSLLVQAEVSSIPVVDDNDSLIDIYSRSDITALAKDKAYAQIHLDDMTVHQALQLGQDASPPYGIFNGQRCHMCLRSDSLLKVMERLANPDERIVCV